One window of the Candidatus Cloacimonadaceae bacterium genome contains the following:
- a CDS encoding ABC transporter substrate-binding protein, with the protein MRRFLNLTILAVLLIGGCGKVLQSEKTKVTFWHGLSGPLGDTLNEMIREFNRTHDDIEVVVNPISSYAALSQKLMASIQAKKQPDIAQVFESWTAKYVDAGVLVPIDELIAADANFGEADLADMYPVFLKSNTYKGNIWSFPFNKSVRAYFYNKDDFYRAGLDPNYFPRTWDEFRRYCSMLTHEAEGDKRKRYGTNYNVNEWQFVNLLHQAGGAIIDNNERPILNSPYGVEALTYITDMMYKDKSVYLVREYEGQNDFLAGIVAMYEGSSVSITHMRQQPINFNIGYAPLPTFRTNKSAVSGANIVIFKSGDTKREKAAWEFIKWFTATEQTAKWSAKTCYMPVRRSAMQSPVIKNFLLEFPQFKGIYDQLEYAVFEPQNPAWFKARPELKGYLEQAITQRLSPKEALDQAADKFAQLIAAGKK; encoded by the coding sequence ATGCGTAGATTCCTGAACCTAACGATTTTAGCCGTGCTCCTCATCGGAGGATGCGGCAAGGTCTTGCAATCCGAAAAGACAAAAGTAACCTTCTGGCACGGACTAAGCGGTCCTTTGGGAGATACCCTCAACGAGATGATCCGAGAGTTTAACCGCACCCACGACGATATCGAGGTCGTCGTCAATCCGATCAGCAGCTACGCCGCTCTCTCCCAAAAACTGATGGCATCGATTCAAGCAAAAAAGCAGCCGGACATCGCCCAGGTCTTTGAATCATGGACGGCGAAATACGTCGATGCCGGAGTTTTGGTACCCATCGATGAGCTCATCGCCGCGGACGCAAACTTTGGCGAGGCAGACCTGGCGGATATGTATCCCGTCTTTCTCAAATCAAACACCTACAAGGGGAATATCTGGTCTTTCCCCTTCAATAAAAGCGTGCGTGCCTATTTCTACAACAAGGACGATTTTTACCGCGCCGGACTCGATCCCAACTATTTTCCGCGAACTTGGGATGAGTTTCGCCGTTATTGTTCGATGCTCACTCACGAAGCCGAAGGAGACAAGCGAAAGCGCTATGGAACGAATTACAACGTGAACGAATGGCAGTTTGTGAACCTCCTCCACCAAGCGGGCGGAGCTATCATCGACAATAACGAACGCCCCATCCTCAATAGTCCTTACGGCGTGGAAGCGCTCACATACATCACGGATATGATGTACAAGGACAAATCCGTCTATCTCGTGCGCGAATACGAAGGCCAAAACGACTTCCTCGCGGGAATTGTCGCCATGTATGAAGGCTCCAGCGTTTCCATCACGCACATGCGCCAGCAGCCGATCAATTTCAACATCGGTTATGCCCCGCTACCCACCTTCAGAACAAACAAAAGCGCCGTCAGCGGAGCAAACATCGTCATCTTCAAAAGCGGAGATACCAAACGTGAAAAAGCAGCCTGGGAGTTTATCAAATGGTTCACAGCCACCGAACAGACCGCCAAGTGGAGCGCAAAAACCTGCTATATGCCGGTGCGCCGTAGCGCCATGCAAAGCCCGGTGATCAAAAACTTTCTGCTCGAATTTCCTCAGTTCAAAGGCATCTACGATCAACTTGAATATGCCGTCTTCGAACCCCAAAACCCTGCCTGGTTTAAAGCCAGACCGGAGCTCAAGGGCTATCTTGAACAAGCGATCACGCAAAGACTCTCTCCGAAAGAAGCCCTCGATCAGGCAGCGGACAAATTTGCCCAACTCATCGCCGCAGGGAAAAAGTAA
- the htpG gene encoding molecular chaperone HtpG has protein sequence MADKKQEKGSLSIHTENIFPIIKKWLYSQHDIFLRELISNAVDAINKRKYADENFLEADMKIEVKLDPKKKSIELTDTGIGMNADEIRKYINQIAFSGAEEFINKFKDVQTNIIGHFGLGFYSSFMVAEKVTIDSLSSAPDSVAAYWECDGSTEYVMKAGKRKEVGTTITVHLNEDSAEYAEETKIKGILERYCNFMPYPIIFSGKQINQKEALWNRKPKDVTKEEYIEFYKKVFHDYSDPVFWIHLNVDFPFSLKGILYFPKLRNEPDFFKGEVKLYCNNVFVADNLEDMIPEFLLLLKGGIDIPEIPLNVSRSFLQNDSQVQKISKYIVKKVSDHFTETFKNDRRKYEEYWEDINTFIKFGLLKEDDFFDAMKDIVIFKTAAGDYVNVEEYKARNSATEGKTKIWYAAGEDTQVSYLNLMKEQGIEVVFQTSPLDTHLFQRLEAKLENIEFIRIDSEVNDLLVNKDKTELVDRDNRKDSDKLKEIFYKALNQSVEASFGKEAYGEYIKKFPQAASLLAPYIIQKEEQSILKPYDIPFFVREELGSEALEEMFKHVYTELTIEVKSLKSAEIPSMIVFSEYMRRWHDMDALNRSANADMLKYHTLVVNQENPVIKKIMELEADGKKDEVNTLCSYIHDLSLLEQKPFNGKELKSFIAKANRILNYL, from the coding sequence ATGGCAGACAAGAAACAAGAAAAGGGAAGCCTGAGCATACATACCGAGAACATCTTCCCCATCATAAAAAAGTGGCTTTATTCTCAACACGATATCTTTTTGCGCGAGCTGATCTCAAACGCCGTGGACGCCATCAACAAACGCAAGTATGCAGACGAAAACTTCCTCGAAGCGGACATGAAAATCGAGGTCAAACTCGACCCCAAAAAGAAAAGCATCGAACTGACCGACACCGGCATCGGCATGAACGCCGACGAGATCCGCAAATACATCAACCAGATCGCCTTTTCCGGAGCCGAGGAGTTTATCAACAAGTTCAAAGACGTGCAGACGAACATCATCGGGCATTTCGGACTGGGCTTCTATTCCTCCTTCATGGTGGCGGAAAAAGTCACCATCGATTCCCTTTCCTCCGCCCCGGACAGCGTTGCAGCCTATTGGGAATGTGACGGCAGCACGGAATATGTCATGAAAGCCGGCAAACGCAAGGAGGTGGGCACCACCATCACCGTCCATTTGAACGAGGATTCTGCCGAATATGCCGAAGAGACCAAGATCAAAGGCATCTTGGAGCGCTACTGCAATTTCATGCCCTACCCGATCATCTTCTCCGGCAAGCAGATAAACCAAAAGGAAGCGCTGTGGAACCGCAAGCCCAAGGATGTCACCAAAGAAGAATATATCGAATTCTACAAAAAAGTCTTTCACGACTATTCGGATCCAGTCTTCTGGATCCATCTGAATGTGGATTTTCCCTTCAGCCTCAAGGGCATCCTCTATTTTCCAAAGTTGCGCAACGAGCCGGATTTCTTCAAAGGAGAGGTCAAGCTCTATTGCAACAACGTCTTCGTGGCGGACAACCTCGAGGATATGATCCCAGAGTTTCTCCTCTTGCTCAAAGGCGGGATCGACATTCCAGAAATACCTCTGAACGTCTCCAGGAGCTTTCTGCAAAACGATTCTCAGGTGCAGAAGATCAGCAAATACATCGTCAAAAAGGTCTCCGATCACTTCACCGAGACCTTCAAAAATGACCGTAGGAAATACGAGGAATATTGGGAAGACATCAATACCTTCATCAAGTTTGGCCTGCTCAAGGAAGACGATTTCTTCGACGCGATGAAAGATATCGTCATCTTCAAAACCGCCGCCGGAGACTATGTCAACGTGGAGGAATACAAAGCCCGCAACTCAGCTACCGAGGGCAAGACCAAGATCTGGTATGCCGCCGGAGAGGACACTCAGGTGAGCTATCTCAACCTCATGAAAGAACAGGGCATCGAGGTCGTTTTTCAAACCTCACCGCTGGATACCCATCTCTTTCAACGCCTGGAAGCCAAGCTGGAAAACATCGAGTTTATCCGCATTGATTCCGAGGTCAACGACTTGCTTGTGAACAAGGATAAGACCGAGCTCGTCGATCGGGACAACCGCAAGGATTCCGACAAGCTCAAGGAGATCTTCTACAAAGCCTTGAATCAATCCGTGGAAGCCTCCTTCGGCAAGGAAGCCTATGGCGAATACATCAAGAAATTCCCCCAGGCAGCGAGTCTGCTCGCCCCATACATCATCCAAAAGGAAGAGCAATCCATCCTCAAACCTTATGACATTCCCTTCTTTGTGCGTGAGGAACTGGGTAGCGAAGCGCTCGAAGAGATGTTTAAGCATGTTTACACGGAACTCACCATCGAGGTCAAAAGTCTGAAATCGGCTGAAATCCCCTCGATGATCGTCTTCAGCGAATATATGCGCCGCTGGCACGACATGGATGCGCTCAACCGCTCTGCCAACGCGGACATGCTCAAGTATCACACCCTGGTCGTCAATCAGGAAAATCCCGTCATCAAGAAGATCATGGAGCTGGAAGCAGACGGTAAAAAAGACGAGGTCAACACCCTTTGCTCCTACATCCAC